The genome window AGCTCACCACCCCCTCGCGCTTCAGCCAGTACGTGTCCGGCCAGCACGACGCGCTCTCCGCGCAGGAGCAGCGCGGCCTCCAGCTCTTCGCCAGCACCGGCTGCACCACGTGCCACAACGGCCCGGCCGTGGGCGGCACGTCCTTCCAGAAGCTGGGCCTCGTGGAGGACTTCCCGGGCCTCAAGGACAACGGCCGCTTCGACGCCACGAAGAACGAGGACGACCGGGGCAAGTTCCGCGTGCCCACCCTCCTCAACGTCGACAAGACGGGCCCGTACCTCCACGACGGCAGCGTGACGGAGTTGCCCACCATGGTGCGGCTGATGGCGAAGCACCAGTTGGCGCGGACGCTGACGGACCCCGAGGTGGACGACCTGGTCGCCTTCCTCAAGAGCCTCACCGGCGAGCTGCCCGCCCCGGAGCTCATCACCGCGCCGCCGCTGCCGCCCAGCACGAAGAAGACGCCCAAGCCGGACCCGTCCTGAGCCGTTCCATGAAACGCGCGTGAAACGTGCGTGGCGCCCCGCGCGTTGCTAAGCAGCGAGGCCATGGACCGAATGTTCTTCTACGCCCACTCCGGGCTGCGCTACCTGGTGCTGCTCGCCGGGGTGCTGGCCCTCGCCTATTTCGCCTTCGGGCTCGTCACGAAGCGGCCCTTCGACAAGGGCGGGCGCATCCTCGGCGCCTCCTTCGCGGGGCTGCTGCACCTGCAGGTGCTGCTGGGCATCCTCGTGCTGGTGACGCGCTTCTACTACCCCGCGCTCATCGGCCACATCGTGATGATGGTGCTCGCGGCCGTCACCGCGCAGGTGTCGATGTCCGTCAACCGCCGCCGCCCCCAGCCGAACTTCGTGCTGCCCCTGGTGGGCGTGGGCCTGGCCATCGTCTTCATCATCGGCGGCATCATGGCCATCGGCCGAGGCGTCTTCACCACCACCGCGCTGTAGCCCGGCTTCGCGCGAGCGCACTCCCACCCGGGAAAATGCTGCGCTCGCGCGGGCCTCACGGCGCAAAAGCTGCGCTGGCCTCACCGTGCTGTCGGGGTGTCCGCTCGCATGTTGGCAAGCGAGCATCCTGGCCCCCTCATTGCAGTCGCGCTCCTCGTGCCGGGCAATGAGCCCGGCCTCCCTTCGAGGAGGGGCACGCAGCAATGCGGACTCAAGCCCTGGGTGGTCGCTGCTCGCGCGGGCTCGCTCCCGTCATTCAGCTCCTGGCCGTGCTGGTGGCGCCGGCCGCGCTGGCTCAAGGCGCCTCGCACGGCGCGAAGCTCTTCACCCAGCGCTGCGCGTCCTGCCACTCCGTGGGCGAGGGCGACCGCGTGGGCCCGGACCTGCACGGCGTGCTGGAGCGCCGTGACGAGGCCTGGGTCACCCGCTTCCTCCAGAGCCCGGGCGCGGTCATCGACGCGGGAGACCCCGTCGCCGCCGCGCTGCTGAAGCAGTTCAACGGCGTCCGGATGCCAGACCAGGCGCTCTCCGAGGAGGAGCGCGCCGGCCTCTACGCCTTCTTCCGCGAATGCACCGCGAAGGGGAAGGGGAGCTGCAAGCCCTCTCCGACGGCGAAGCCGGGGACGGACGCCACGCCGGAGGAGATTGCCCGGGGACGCCAGCTCTTCGAGGGCACCGAGGCCCTCGCCCAGGGTGGCCCCGCGTGCTTCGGCTGCCACGACGTGCGCGGGCTGGGCGTGGCCGGTGGCGGCACGCTGGGCCCCAACCTCACCTTCTCCTTCGCGCGCCTGGGCGACCGCCACATGACGCCCTTCCTGGCGAAGCTGGACACGCCGCTGATGCGCGAGCTGTACGCGAAGGCGCCCCTCACGGAGGAGGAGCAGTACGCCGTGAAGGCCTACCTCGCGGACGTGTCCCGCGACGGCAGCAGGCCGCGCCAGGACAGGGACTTCTTCTTCCTCGGCGTCGTCGGGCTGCTCACGGCGCTGGGCTTCATCGGACTCGTCTGGGGACCGCGCGGGAAGGACCCGCACGACTCCTGACGACGCCGCGCGTGCGAGGACTTCCGTGAGCGACTCCTTCTTCTTCTCCTTCGTTCCCTATGCGGCGGCCGTCGTGGCCTTCGCGGGCACCGTGCGCCGCGTGACGACGGCGCGCGAGCCGGCCCGGGCCCACCGCGAGCCCTGGACGCCCGCGGGCCGCGCCGTGCTGGCGGGCGGCGCCACCGTGGCCCTCAACCACCTGCTGGGGCTGGCCGCGCCCCGGGTGATGCAGGCCTTCAACGCGTCCCCGGCGCGCCTCTTCACCCTGGAGGCGGTGAGCCTCATCGGCGGCATGCTGCTGGGCTGGGGCCTGCTGAGCCTCACCCTGCGCCGCGCGCGGGAAGGGCAGTGGGTGCTGGCTGGCTTCCTCGGCCTGCTGCTGGCGCAGGTGCTCACCGGCCTGCACATCGCCGTGGCGCTGCGCTGGGGCTCGGCCTGGTACCTCCACCTCACGGTGCCGTACCTGCGCTCGGTGCTGGCCTTCCAGCCGGACGCGACGCTGATGGCCCGGGCGCCCCTCGTCATCCAGGCGCACACGCTGTCCGCCTTCGCGCTGCTGACGGTGGCGCCCTTCGTCCGCGCTCGCAAGGGCGCCGCCCTGGCTCTGGTGCCACCGGCCTCCGAGTCGACGCTCCTCTCCACGCCCCGGGAGGAGACCGCCCGCTGACGCGCGGCCTGACTGCCATGAACGACGCTTCGATTCAGTTGCCCCGCCGCACCTTCGCAGCAGGGACGCTGCTGGCCCTCGCCCTGGCCGGGTGCAGCGGCCCGGTGAACACCCAGCAGGGCTACATGCCCGAGCAGCCCGTGGCCTTCTCCCACGCGGTCCACGCCGGCCAGTACGAGCTGGACTGCCAGTACTGCCACGTGGGCGCGGAGAAGAGCCGCCATGCCGGCGTGCCCTCCTCCAGCGTGTGCCTGAACTGCCACACGCAGGTGAAGAAGGACTCGCCCGAAGTGCAGAAGGTCGTCGAGGCCGTCGCGGCGAATCGGCCGATTGAGTGGGTGCGCATCCACCGTCTGCCGGACCACGCGTACTTCAACCACGCCAGCCACGTCACCGCGGGGCTGAAGTGCCAGACGTGCCACGGCCCGGTGCAGGAGATGGTGCGCGTGGAGCAGACGCAGCCGATGACGATGGGCTGGTGCCTGGACTGCCACCGCAAGACGGCGGCGGAGCA of Pyxidicoccus trucidator contains these proteins:
- a CDS encoding cytochrome c3 family protein encodes the protein MNDASIQLPRRTFAAGTLLALALAGCSGPVNTQQGYMPEQPVAFSHAVHAGQYELDCQYCHVGAEKSRHAGVPSSSVCLNCHTQVKKDSPEVQKVVEAVAANRPIEWVRIHRLPDHAYFNHASHVTAGLKCQTCHGPVQEMVRVEQTQPMTMGWCLDCHRKTAAEQVSSPPPSAPRSGELLAMSTRAPPPEPLKAPRILQPPTDCSSCHR
- a CDS encoding respiratory nitrate reductase subunit gamma encodes the protein MSDSFFFSFVPYAAAVVAFAGTVRRVTTAREPARAHREPWTPAGRAVLAGGATVALNHLLGLAAPRVMQAFNASPARLFTLEAVSLIGGMLLGWGLLSLTLRRAREGQWVLAGFLGLLLAQVLTGLHIAVALRWGSAWYLHLTVPYLRSVLAFQPDATLMARAPLVIQAHTLSAFALLTVAPFVRARKGAALALVPPASESTLLSTPREETAR
- a CDS encoding c-type cytochrome, producing the protein MRTQALGGRCSRGLAPVIQLLAVLVAPAALAQGASHGAKLFTQRCASCHSVGEGDRVGPDLHGVLERRDEAWVTRFLQSPGAVIDAGDPVAAALLKQFNGVRMPDQALSEEERAGLYAFFRECTAKGKGSCKPSPTAKPGTDATPEEIARGRQLFEGTEALAQGGPACFGCHDVRGLGVAGGGTLGPNLTFSFARLGDRHMTPFLAKLDTPLMRELYAKAPLTEEEQYAVKAYLADVSRDGSRPRQDRDFFFLGVVGLLTALGFIGLVWGPRGKDPHDS